From one Rhodoferax sp. PAMC 29310 genomic stretch:
- a CDS encoding 3-deoxy-7-phosphoheptulonate synthase has product MTFPTALENLNILAQRTLPPPSQLHLDIAASAAAMQNVNAARAALTEILSGRDKRLIVVVGPCSIHDPKAAMEYAKKLKALAEELKDQLFIVMRVYFEKPRTTVGWKGLINDPHMDDSFQIEEGLHLARQLLVDLNELGLPCGTEALDPITPQYLGDMIAWSAIGARTTESQTHREMASGLSSPVGFKNGTDGDLDVALNAMLSAAQPHAFLGINGQGQVAVTQTRGNAQGQLILRGGPVPNYDSVAVAQAEAALIAAKLPANIVVDCSHANSRKNHALQTLVLKDVVNQIADGNRSIKGVMLESNLLEGNQKLGKPADLRYGVSITDACLSWDTTEACLREAAAKLGTVAL; this is encoded by the coding sequence ATGACCTTTCCCACCGCCCTTGAAAACCTGAACATCCTGGCGCAGCGCACGCTGCCGCCGCCCAGCCAGCTGCACCTGGACATTGCCGCCAGCGCCGCGGCCATGCAAAACGTCAACGCCGCCAGGGCGGCGTTGACCGAAATCCTGAGCGGGCGCGACAAGCGCCTGATCGTGGTCGTGGGCCCCTGCTCCATCCACGACCCCAAAGCCGCGATGGAATACGCCAAAAAACTCAAGGCCCTGGCCGAAGAGCTGAAAGACCAGCTCTTCATCGTGATGCGGGTCTACTTTGAGAAGCCCCGCACCACCGTGGGCTGGAAAGGCCTGATCAACGACCCGCACATGGACGACTCCTTCCAGATTGAGGAAGGGCTGCATCTGGCGCGCCAGTTGCTGGTCGACCTGAACGAGCTCGGCCTGCCCTGCGGCACCGAGGCGCTGGACCCCATCACCCCGCAGTACCTGGGCGACATGATTGCCTGGAGCGCCATTGGCGCGCGCACCACCGAGAGCCAGACCCACCGCGAAATGGCCAGCGGCCTGTCCAGCCCCGTTGGCTTCAAAAACGGCACCGACGGTGACCTGGATGTGGCATTGAACGCCATGCTCTCCGCCGCCCAGCCCCACGCCTTTTTGGGCATCAACGGCCAAGGTCAAGTCGCGGTCACCCAAACCCGCGGTAACGCCCAAGGCCAGCTGATTTTGCGCGGCGGGCCCGTGCCCAATTACGACTCGGTGGCCGTGGCCCAAGCCGAAGCGGCGCTCATCGCCGCCAAGCTGCCGGCCAACATCGTGGTCGATTGCAGCCACGCCAACTCGCGCAAAAACCACGCCCTGCAGACCCTGGTGCTGAAAGACGTGGTGAACCAGATCGCCGATGGCAACCGCTCCATCAAGGGCGTCATGCTGGAGTCCAACCTGCTTGAAGGCAATCAAAAACTGGGCAAGCCGGCCGACCTGCGCTACGGCGTGTCCATCACCGACGCCTGCCTGAGCTGGGACACGACCGAGGCTTGCCTGCGTGAAGCGGCGGCCAAGCTGGGCACTGTCGCGCTCTGA
- a CDS encoding SMP-30/gluconolactonase/LRE family protein: MTTNNTPWQAVTTSPNELGESPFWHPQEQRLYWLDIPGKQLLRTDTVGGVVDTWDMPEEPGCMAPAASGGWVIALRHGIFRAHQWGGELQRIATLDYDTSQMRANDGKCDALGRFWVGTIDEPKKSMNAALYMVDCRDGRTPHIERKAGDALTANGLGWSPDGHTLYWSDTPRHVVHVWDFDPTSAAMTGHRQFQQLPGKPEGWQFEPSPANGGYQGRPDGAAVDVQGNYYAAMFEGRRICKFSSDGRLLDEIETPAQCPTMPCFGGDDLKTLFITTARHGRSADELAALPLSGCVFSMPVDVPGLPVNLFVD; encoded by the coding sequence ATGACAACCAACAACACCCCCTGGCAGGCCGTCACCACCAGCCCCAATGAACTGGGAGAGTCTCCCTTCTGGCACCCGCAAGAGCAACGGCTCTACTGGCTGGACATTCCGGGCAAGCAGTTGCTGCGCACGGACACCGTCGGCGGCGTGGTGGACACCTGGGACATGCCCGAAGAGCCCGGCTGTATGGCGCCTGCAGCCAGTGGGGGCTGGGTCATTGCCCTGCGCCACGGCATTTTTCGAGCGCACCAATGGGGTGGGGAATTGCAGCGCATTGCCACGCTGGACTACGATACGAGCCAAATGCGGGCCAACGACGGCAAGTGCGATGCGCTAGGGCGCTTCTGGGTCGGCACCATCGACGAGCCCAAAAAGTCGATGAACGCCGCCCTGTACATGGTGGACTGCCGCGATGGCCGCACACCCCACATTGAACGCAAGGCGGGCGACGCGCTCACCGCCAACGGCCTGGGCTGGAGCCCTGACGGCCACACGCTTTACTGGTCTGACACCCCGCGCCACGTCGTGCACGTCTGGGACTTTGACCCCACCAGCGCCGCCATGACCGGGCACCGGCAATTTCAACAACTACCCGGCAAACCCGAGGGCTGGCAGTTTGAACCCAGCCCCGCCAACGGCGGCTACCAGGGCCGCCCCGACGGCGCGGCAGTAGACGTGCAAGGCAATTACTACGCGGCCATGTTTGAAGGCCGGCGCATCTGCAAGTTCTCATCCGACGGTCGCTTGCTGGACGAGATTGAGACCCCGGCACAGTGCCCCACCATGCCCTGCTTTGGCGGCGACGACCTGAAAACCCTGTTCATCACCACCGCCCGCCATGGCCGAAGCGCTGACGAACTGGCCGCCCTGCCACTGTCAGGCTGTGTGTTTTCAATGCCGGTGGACGTGCCCGGATTGCCGGTGAATCTTTTCGTGGACTAA
- a CDS encoding DsrE family protein — protein sequence MMNRRQLAPILAALTLATATLSPVVLAAPAVASADAEEKVVYHINDSANAIAAMRNVGNHIDASPKVKIVVVTHSQGIDFLLADAKDKNGNPYEPIVQRLKDKGVDFRVCNNTLVSRKIDASKVIAEASIVPSGVAEIGRLQSKEGYAYLKP from the coding sequence ATGATGAACCGTCGCCAACTCGCCCCAATCCTGGCTGCCTTGACCTTGGCCACCGCCACCTTGAGCCCAGTGGTCCTCGCTGCGCCGGCGGTCGCGTCTGCCGACGCAGAAGAAAAGGTGGTCTATCACATTAATGACAGCGCCAACGCCATTGCAGCGATGCGCAATGTCGGCAACCACATCGATGCCAGCCCCAAAGTCAAGATCGTGGTGGTGACCCACAGCCAAGGCATTGATTTTCTACTCGCCGATGCCAAAGACAAGAACGGCAACCCCTACGAACCCATCGTGCAAAGGCTGAAAGACAAAGGAGTCGATTTCCGGGTCTGCAACAATACCTTGGTCAGTCGGAAAATCGATGCCTCCAAGGTCATCGCTGAGGCGTCGATCGTGCCTTCAGGCGTGGCCGAGATCGGGCGCTTGCAGTCCAAAGAAGGCTATGCCTACCTGAAGCCTTGA
- the glcE gene encoding glycolate oxidase subunit GlcE, translated as MDSSLRQLTDRILAAAADGTPLRIRGGGSKDFYGQTLQGDVLDLRPHTGITSYEPTELVVTVRAGTPLVHLEATLAERGQCLAFEPPRFAGADASTCGGMVAAGLSGPARASVGSVRDFVLGVSLINGRGEALTFGGQVMKNVAGYDVSRLMVGALGTLGVLTEISLKVLPVAPAEATLMCAGLNQQQALDLLNRWGGQPLPLSASCWVRDDTATPVRDFLFVRLRGAIAAVQSAGPRLIADMHALGGEVRVMDNTEAGADWTACRDQTLPFFTRPAPEMGLWRLSLPQTAPALPLPYAQLVEWHGGQRWLWAPESAAPALRQAAAEVGGSATLFIASCGDNSKVTPRFDALKPPLDGIHQRLKAEFDPAGIFNRARLYPDF; from the coding sequence ATGGACTCCTCGCTTCGTCAACTGACCGACCGCATCCTCGCCGCTGCCGCTGACGGCACACCGCTTCGCATTCGCGGCGGCGGCAGCAAAGACTTTTATGGTCAAACCCTGCAAGGGGACGTGCTGGACTTAAGGCCTCACACCGGCATCACCAGTTACGAACCCACCGAGCTGGTGGTGACCGTGCGCGCCGGCACGCCGCTGGTCCATCTGGAAGCCACCCTGGCCGAACGCGGCCAGTGCCTGGCCTTCGAGCCGCCGCGCTTTGCCGGGGCCGACGCGTCCACTTGCGGCGGCATGGTGGCCGCAGGTTTGAGTGGCCCGGCGCGTGCCAGCGTGGGTTCAGTGCGCGACTTTGTGCTGGGCGTGAGCCTGATCAACGGCCGGGGCGAAGCCCTGACTTTTGGCGGCCAGGTCATGAAAAATGTCGCGGGCTACGACGTATCCCGCCTGATGGTGGGCGCTCTCGGCACGCTGGGCGTGCTCACCGAGATTTCGCTCAAAGTACTGCCCGTGGCCCCGGCGGAAGCCACTCTCATGTGCGCGGGGCTCAACCAACAACAGGCTTTGGACCTGCTCAACCGCTGGGGCGGCCAGCCCCTGCCCTTGAGCGCGAGCTGCTGGGTGCGGGACGACACGGCCACCCCCGTGCGCGACTTTTTGTTTGTGCGCCTGCGCGGCGCCATTGCCGCCGTGCAATCAGCCGGCCCGCGCCTGATTGCCGACATGCACGCGTTGGGCGGCGAAGTCCGCGTGATGGACAACACCGAGGCGGGAGCCGACTGGACCGCCTGCCGCGACCAAACCCTGCCTTTCTTTACCCGGCCCGCGCCAGAGATGGGCTTGTGGCGCCTGTCGCTGCCGCAAACCGCGCCAGCCTTGCCGCTGCCCTACGCCCAGTTGGTGGAGTGGCACGGTGGCCAGCGCTGGCTGTGGGCACCCGAAAGCGCGGCCCCAGCGCTGCGTCAAGCGGCAGCCGAGGTGGGCGGAAGTGCTACGCTATTCATAGCTTCTTGTGGCGATAATTCCAAGGTTACACCCCGATTTGATGCATTAAAACCACCCTTGGACGGCATTCACCAGCGGCTCAAGGCCGAATTCGACCCCGCGGGCATTTTCAACCGCGCCCGCCTTTACCCCGACTTCTGA
- a CDS encoding aldose 1-epimerase: MTTLIQLNAGTLRCDIAPELGGSLVGFWLGDTPVLRPAPHATSARDASSYPLVPFSNRIGQASLQWQGTSHPLVKNFEPEPHAIHGLGWQRPWQVLEQSEGFVLMSMEHRPDASWPFAFDASQAFRLTGDMLEMSLSITNQSDTPAPVGLGWHPFFVKRPGSHVSFNATGRWEMGDDKLPTHRLPATGLDTDCATLKVDHCFDGWPGVLHLHDEALAIRVSANQSRLVVYTHAQLPSIAIEPVSHVNNAINLLAAGVASAEELGIRILQPGESLSTEMSIHVEKAL; the protein is encoded by the coding sequence ATGACCACACTCATCCAACTCAACGCCGGCACACTGCGTTGCGATATTGCCCCTGAGCTGGGCGGCAGCTTGGTCGGTTTTTGGCTGGGCGACACGCCGGTGTTGCGTCCGGCACCCCATGCCACAAGCGCCCGCGACGCCAGCAGCTACCCTCTGGTACCGTTTTCCAACCGCATTGGCCAGGCCTCCTTGCAATGGCAGGGCACCAGCCACCCCTTGGTGAAAAACTTCGAGCCCGAGCCACACGCGATTCACGGTCTGGGCTGGCAGCGCCCCTGGCAGGTGCTGGAGCAAAGCGAAGGGTTCGTGCTGATGAGCATGGAGCACCGCCCGGACGCCTCTTGGCCGTTTGCCTTTGATGCCTCCCAAGCGTTTCGTTTGACCGGCGACATGCTGGAGATGAGTCTGAGCATCACCAACCAATCCGACACCCCTGCGCCGGTGGGCTTGGGCTGGCACCCCTTCTTCGTCAAACGCCCTGGCAGTCACGTCTCGTTCAACGCCACTGGCCGCTGGGAAATGGGCGACGACAAGTTGCCCACCCACCGCCTGCCCGCCACCGGGCTGGACACGGATTGCGCCACACTCAAAGTGGACCACTGCTTCGACGGCTGGCCCGGCGTGCTGCACCTGCACGACGAGGCCCTGGCCATTCGCGTCAGCGCCAATCAAAGCCGCCTGGTGGTGTACACCCATGCACAGCTGCCCAGCATCGCCATCGAGCCGGTCAGCCATGTCAACAACGCAATCAACCTGCTGGCGGCTGGCGTGGCCAGCGCCGAAGAACTGGGTATTCGCATCCTTCAACCTGGCGAATCCCTCAGCACCGAAATGAGCATTCACGTGGAGAAAGCCTTATGA
- a CDS encoding transglycosylase SLT domain-containing protein, protein MRSLFSTVLLVTACAALPAMAASEDEAAGEALRQQAIALEHGEGVPRDLDQAAKIYCQSAFLGDAVAQYNLGWMYANGRGVPRQDGMAAYFFHAAAEQGLDGAKTMLQAVGNTPTETPECMRETAPQPVIEAAAPPMPKVDYALIAPRKIMDLVMKLAPQFKIEPQLALAIIAAESNFDVQALSPKNAQGLMQLIPDTSARFNVKNPYDPAQNIRGGLTYLRWLLAYFEGDVSLVAAAYNSGEGTVERYKGVPPYKETRNYVKRIIRSVGMLAHPFERKFAEPSPALALIRTSSQ, encoded by the coding sequence ATGCGCAGCCTCTTTTCCACTGTTTTGCTGGTAACTGCTTGTGCGGCCCTGCCCGCGATGGCAGCCTCTGAGGACGAGGCGGCTGGCGAGGCCTTGCGCCAGCAGGCTATTGCGCTAGAGCATGGTGAAGGCGTGCCGCGCGACTTGGACCAAGCCGCGAAGATCTACTGCCAAAGCGCATTTCTGGGCGACGCCGTGGCCCAGTACAACTTGGGCTGGATGTACGCCAACGGCCGCGGGGTTCCCCGGCAAGACGGCATGGCCGCCTACTTCTTCCATGCCGCCGCCGAGCAAGGCTTGGACGGCGCGAAAACCATGCTCCAAGCCGTGGGCAACACTCCGACCGAAACCCCCGAGTGCATGCGAGAGACCGCACCACAGCCCGTGATTGAGGCCGCCGCGCCGCCTATGCCCAAGGTGGACTACGCCCTGATTGCCCCGCGAAAAATCATGGACCTGGTCATGAAGCTGGCGCCGCAGTTCAAAATCGAGCCCCAACTGGCGCTGGCCATCATTGCCGCGGAATCCAACTTTGACGTGCAAGCGCTATCGCCCAAAAACGCCCAGGGCCTGATGCAGCTCATTCCCGACACCAGCGCGCGCTTCAACGTGAAAAACCCCTACGACCCCGCGCAAAACATTCGCGGCGGCCTCACCTACCTGCGCTGGTTGCTGGCTTATTTTGAAGGTGACGTGTCTTTGGTCGCCGCCGCCTACAACTCCGGCGAAGGCACCGTGGAGCGCTACAAGGGTGTGCCACCGTACAAAGAAACCCGTAACTACGTGAAACGCATCATCCGATCCGTGGGCATGCTGGCCCACCCGTTCGAGCGCAAGTTTGCCGAACCATCACCGGCACTGGCACTGATTCGCACCTCCAGTCAGTAG
- a CDS encoding LysR substrate-binding domain-containing protein: MITELRTLIAVSQLGTFAAAGDRIGLTQSAVSSQIKRLEESLGFPLFDRTARSATLNAAGSTILSKAEEIVRLFNELADLPNELTDHGLLRIGAISSVQSTLLTRALRALRKSHPTLPIKVIPGVSMQLMNQLDAGEIDLAIMIRPPFGLLPELKWHPLIREPFVFIAPATTTTNDWSDLIQSAPFLRYERTSFGGRQVERFLQSKHLAVHDSVELDDIQGIVRMVASGLGVALIPMAETYLPLPKEVRAISLEEHTFYREIGILQRAQKASLHSVLHLCNCLRDASTFDSSSL; encoded by the coding sequence ATGATTACAGAACTTCGCACGCTAATTGCCGTCAGCCAGCTGGGGACTTTTGCTGCGGCAGGCGACCGCATTGGGCTAACCCAGTCCGCGGTGAGCAGCCAGATCAAACGCTTGGAAGAGTCGCTTGGCTTTCCGCTATTTGACAGAACTGCACGCTCGGCAACACTGAATGCGGCGGGTAGCACCATTCTGTCTAAGGCGGAGGAAATAGTTCGGCTTTTCAACGAACTTGCTGATCTTCCAAATGAATTGACAGACCACGGTTTGTTGCGAATCGGTGCCATTTCGTCTGTGCAATCAACTTTGCTCACGAGAGCATTGCGTGCACTCCGAAAAAGTCACCCGACGCTACCGATAAAAGTCATACCGGGTGTTTCGATGCAGTTGATGAACCAGCTTGATGCCGGAGAAATCGACTTGGCAATCATGATTCGTCCACCCTTTGGTCTGCTGCCAGAGTTGAAGTGGCATCCACTGATAAGGGAACCATTCGTGTTTATCGCGCCCGCGACCACGACCACAAACGATTGGTCTGACCTGATTCAATCGGCCCCTTTTCTGCGCTATGAGCGGACCTCATTTGGTGGCCGGCAGGTAGAGCGATTTCTTCAGTCGAAGCACTTGGCTGTGCACGACTCAGTAGAGCTTGACGATATTCAGGGGATTGTTCGCATGGTGGCAAGCGGTCTTGGTGTCGCTCTAATCCCTATGGCTGAAACCTATTTACCTTTACCCAAAGAGGTCCGGGCTATATCGCTTGAAGAGCATACTTTTTATCGTGAAATCGGCATTCTTCAACGCGCCCAAAAAGCAAGTCTGCATTCAGTCTTGCATTTGTGCAACTGCCTTCGAGACGCATCGACATTTGACTCCAGCAGCCTTTAG
- a CDS encoding tartrate dehydrogenase, whose amino-acid sequence MKSGTKVLKIAAIPGDGIGKEVMPEGLRVLDAASRRFGFELELTPIEWASCDYYAKTGAMMPVDWKDQLQGHDAVYFGAVGWPATVPDHVSLWGSLLKFRREFDQYINLRPVRLFDGVPCPLAGRKAGDIDFLIVRENTEGEYTNLGGMMYAGTDREIVIQESVFSRFGTDRVLKYAFELANSRARKHLTVAIKSNGIAISMPWWDGRADAVGTGYPEVTVDKQHIDILCARFVLQPNRFDVVVASNLFGDILSDLGPACTGTIGLAPSANLNPERNFPSLFEPVHGSAPDIYGQNIANPVAMIWSGALMLDFLGHREAHNAIVKAIETVLSSGPRTRDLGGSASTTEMGKAIAELV is encoded by the coding sequence ATGAAAAGTGGCACCAAAGTACTCAAGATCGCAGCGATCCCAGGCGACGGCATCGGCAAAGAAGTCATGCCTGAGGGCCTGCGCGTCCTTGATGCGGCGTCAAGGCGTTTTGGCTTCGAGCTAGAGCTCACGCCCATCGAGTGGGCAAGCTGCGACTACTACGCCAAGACCGGCGCGATGATGCCCGTCGATTGGAAAGATCAACTCCAGGGCCACGACGCGGTCTATTTCGGGGCAGTCGGCTGGCCGGCCACGGTGCCCGATCACGTTTCGCTGTGGGGTTCTCTGCTGAAATTCCGCCGTGAGTTCGACCAGTACATCAACCTGCGTCCGGTGCGGCTGTTCGATGGTGTGCCGTGCCCGCTGGCCGGGCGCAAGGCTGGGGACATCGACTTCCTCATCGTGCGGGAGAACACCGAGGGCGAATACACCAACCTCGGCGGCATGATGTACGCCGGAACCGACCGCGAGATCGTGATCCAGGAGTCCGTGTTTTCGCGCTTCGGCACGGACCGGGTGCTGAAGTACGCGTTCGAGCTCGCAAATAGCCGGGCCCGCAAGCACCTGACGGTTGCGATCAAGAGCAACGGCATTGCGATCAGCATGCCTTGGTGGGATGGTCGTGCCGACGCCGTTGGCACGGGCTACCCCGAGGTCACGGTCGACAAGCAGCACATCGACATCCTCTGCGCCCGCTTTGTGCTGCAGCCGAATCGGTTTGACGTGGTGGTTGCGAGCAACCTGTTCGGCGACATCCTGTCCGACCTCGGCCCGGCCTGTACCGGCACGATCGGCCTGGCGCCGTCGGCGAACCTGAATCCGGAGCGTAACTTTCCGTCGCTGTTCGAGCCAGTGCACGGCTCGGCGCCTGACATCTATGGTCAGAACATCGCCAATCCGGTCGCGATGATCTGGTCCGGCGCGCTGATGCTCGACTTCCTGGGCCATCGTGAGGCGCACAACGCGATCGTCAAGGCGATCGAAACGGTGCTGTCGAGCGGCCCGCGCACGCGCGACCTCGGCGGCAGCGCGTCAACCACCGAGATGGGCAAGGCTATTGCCGAACTGGTCTGA
- a CDS encoding VOC family protein codes for MSTVQSAMPPFHLAFPVHDIAVARKFYGEVLGCSEGRSSPDWVDFNFYGHQIVAHLAPNECGHKEASPVDGHDVPVRHFGVILSMAQWQEMAAKLVAVGTKFVIEPYVRFKGEVGEQATMFFLDPSGNAIEFKAFANMDSLFAK; via the coding sequence ATGAGCACTGTTCAATCTGCCATGCCTCCATTTCATCTCGCTTTTCCTGTGCACGACATTGCAGTGGCGCGCAAGTTCTACGGTGAGGTGTTGGGATGCTCGGAAGGTCGAAGCAGCCCTGACTGGGTTGATTTCAACTTTTACGGTCACCAAATCGTCGCCCATTTGGCTCCCAACGAATGTGGCCATAAGGAAGCGAGTCCAGTTGATGGTCACGACGTGCCGGTTCGCCACTTCGGGGTGATTTTGTCCATGGCGCAGTGGCAAGAGATGGCCGCAAAGCTGGTAGCCGTTGGCACGAAATTCGTCATTGAGCCCTACGTTCGGTTCAAAGGCGAGGTTGGAGAGCAGGCAACAATGTTTTTCCTGGACCCATCGGGCAACGCAATTGAATTTAAGGCTTTTGCCAACATGGATTCCCTATTTGCAAAATGA
- a CDS encoding glutathione peroxidase, whose product MSTVYDFEALQINGKSVALNQFKGKVMLIVNTASACGFTPQFAGLEALHESYGKKGLVVLGFPCNQFGAQDAGDNAEIAEFCQLNYGVSFPMMAKIDVNGEAAHPLYQWLSAEAPGLLGSKSIKWNFTKFLVAKDGTVLKRYAPTDTPESMSDDIEAALAA is encoded by the coding sequence ATGAGCACTGTGTACGACTTCGAGGCCCTTCAAATCAACGGCAAGTCCGTGGCGCTGAATCAATTCAAGGGCAAGGTCATGCTGATCGTGAACACCGCCAGTGCCTGCGGCTTCACACCACAATTTGCCGGGCTGGAAGCGTTGCATGAAAGCTATGGCAAAAAAGGACTCGTGGTGCTAGGCTTTCCCTGCAACCAGTTTGGCGCGCAAGACGCGGGAGACAACGCGGAGATCGCCGAGTTTTGCCAACTGAACTACGGCGTCAGCTTCCCGATGATGGCCAAGATCGATGTCAATGGTGAGGCCGCCCACCCGCTGTACCAATGGCTGTCCGCCGAGGCGCCGGGCTTGCTGGGCAGCAAATCCATCAAATGGAACTTCACCAAATTTCTGGTGGCCAAGGATGGCACGGTGCTCAAACGCTATGCGCCCACTGACACGCCGGAGAGCATGAGCGACGACATCGAGGCGGCACTGGCGGCCTGA
- the glcF gene encoding glycolate oxidase subunit GlcF yields the protein MQTNLAPEYQGTADGNAAEAILRKCVHCGFCTATCPTYQLLGDELDGPRGRIYLMKQVLEGATPTRKTQMHLDRCLTCRNCESTCPSGVDYGHLVDIGRKLVDAKVPRPLGERALRWALKEGLPSPLFAPAMAMGQLVRPLLPASLKAKVPAKQNAGKLPTGVHGRKVLMLAGCVQPAMMPNINSATMRVFDAAGIQTVIAPKAGCCGAVKFHLNDQDGGKAEMRANIDAWWPHVQDQDGRPGVEGIIMNASGCGVTVKEYGHILKDDPLYAGKAARVSELTRDVSEWLPELAAALKDRVKPTAAPIAFHPPCTLQHGQQLRGGVEQHLGDLGFTVKVTGCEAHLCCGSAGTYSVLNPKLSYELRDRKLGHLATTFGDAKPAVIASANIGCITHLQSGTATPVRHWIEILDDSLQY from the coding sequence ATGCAAACCAACCTGGCTCCTGAATACCAAGGCACGGCGGACGGCAACGCGGCCGAAGCCATTCTGCGCAAATGCGTGCACTGCGGTTTTTGCACCGCCACCTGCCCCACCTACCAGCTGCTCGGTGACGAGCTGGACGGCCCACGCGGCCGCATTTATCTGATGAAACAGGTGCTGGAGGGCGCCACACCCACCCGCAAAACCCAGATGCACCTGGACCGCTGCCTGACCTGCCGCAACTGCGAGTCCACCTGCCCCTCTGGCGTGGACTACGGTCACCTGGTGGACATTGGCCGCAAGCTGGTCGACGCCAAAGTGCCGCGCCCGCTGGGTGAGCGCGCCCTGCGCTGGGCGCTGAAGGAAGGTTTGCCCTCGCCCCTGTTTGCCCCCGCGATGGCCATGGGCCAGTTGGTGCGACCCTTGCTGCCCGCCTCACTAAAGGCCAAGGTGCCGGCCAAGCAAAACGCCGGCAAACTGCCCACCGGCGTGCATGGGCGCAAGGTACTGATGCTGGCTGGCTGCGTGCAACCCGCCATGATGCCCAACATCAACAGCGCCACCATGCGCGTATTCGACGCCGCGGGCATCCAAACTGTCATCGCCCCCAAAGCCGGTTGCTGTGGCGCGGTCAAATTTCACCTGAACGACCAGGACGGTGGCAAGGCGGAAATGCGGGCCAATATCGACGCCTGGTGGCCCCATGTGCAAGACCAGGACGGCCGCCCCGGCGTGGAAGGCATCATCATGAACGCCTCGGGCTGTGGCGTCACCGTCAAGGAATACGGCCACATTTTGAAAGACGACCCGCTTTACGCCGGCAAGGCCGCCCGCGTCAGCGAGCTGACCCGCGACGTGAGCGAGTGGCTGCCCGAACTGGCCGCCGCCCTGAAAGACCGCGTCAAACCCACGGCTGCCCCCATCGCCTTTCACCCGCCCTGCACACTTCAGCACGGGCAACAACTGCGCGGCGGCGTCGAGCAGCACTTGGGCGACTTGGGCTTCACGGTCAAGGTCACCGGCTGTGAGGCGCACCTGTGCTGCGGCTCGGCAGGCACCTACTCGGTACTCAACCCCAAGCTGTCCTACGAGTTGCGCGACCGAAAACTCGGCCATCTGGCCACCACCTTTGGCGACGCCAAGCCAGCGGTCATTGCCTCCGCCAACATCGGTTGCATCACCCATTTGCAAAGCGGCACCGCCACGCCGGTGCGCCACTGGATCGAGATTCTCGACGACTCACTGCAATATTGA
- a CDS encoding LysR substrate-binding domain-containing protein: MSNTIQPSEISFFAAVASSASLSAGARELGITTSAVSKRLLQMAARLGFSLLNRTTRRMSLTPEGEVLFDKARRILADIDDLNQLMAHDKDAPKGLLRVNATLGFGRMHVAPIIARFSEKYSEVHVQLQLSAHPPPLTDDSFDVCVRFGEPPDARVLARYLASNRRLICASPKYIAGHDQPTRPHELVRHNCIVIRQGEESYGVWRLSSGAGEKKRVEMVKVRGNLSTNDGEIAVNWALGGLGVLMRAEFDIRRYLASGRLVQVLPQYDTPGADIYAVYPQRHQLSTRVQVFVEFAAAALKADRV; the protein is encoded by the coding sequence ATGAGCAACACGATCCAACCATCTGAAATCAGTTTCTTTGCCGCTGTAGCGTCCAGCGCAAGCCTAAGCGCTGGCGCTCGGGAGCTCGGCATCACGACGTCAGCGGTGAGCAAACGACTACTCCAAATGGCGGCTAGGCTCGGGTTCTCGCTGTTGAATCGAACCACCAGGCGCATGAGCTTGACGCCGGAGGGAGAGGTGTTGTTTGACAAAGCAAGAAGGATCCTGGCCGACATCGACGACCTGAACCAGCTCATGGCCCACGACAAAGATGCCCCCAAAGGACTGCTGCGCGTCAACGCAACCCTTGGGTTTGGAAGAATGCATGTCGCCCCCATCATCGCTCGCTTCTCGGAAAAGTATTCCGAAGTGCACGTTCAACTGCAGCTTTCAGCGCACCCACCGCCTCTCACAGACGATAGTTTTGACGTCTGTGTTCGTTTCGGCGAGCCACCGGATGCCCGTGTGTTGGCACGCTACCTCGCCTCGAACCGGCGCTTGATATGCGCCTCTCCCAAGTACATTGCCGGGCACGATCAACCCACACGGCCCCACGAGTTGGTTCGACACAATTGCATTGTGATCCGGCAGGGCGAAGAATCTTATGGCGTGTGGCGCCTCTCCTCGGGCGCCGGGGAAAAGAAACGTGTTGAGATGGTCAAGGTGCGCGGCAATCTATCGACCAACGACGGCGAGATCGCAGTCAACTGGGCGCTCGGTGGACTTGGTGTTCTCATGCGAGCTGAATTCGACATCCGGCGCTACTTGGCCAGTGGCCGCCTGGTCCAGGTTCTGCCGCAGTACGACACGCCCGGCGCCGACATCTATGCGGTTTATCCCCAGCGCCACCAACTCTCGACACGCGTGCAGGTGTTTGTAGAATTCGCGGCGGCAGCGCTAAAAGCTGATCGGGTGTAG